In Pyxicephalus adspersus chromosome 12, UCB_Pads_2.0, whole genome shotgun sequence, a genomic segment contains:
- the AKT1 gene encoding RAC-alpha serine/threonine-protein kinase, translating into MNEVAIVKEGWLHKRGEYIKTWRPRYFLLKTDGTFIGYKERPQDVDQLETPLNNFSVAKCQLMKTERPKPNTFIIRCLQWTTVIERTFHVDSPEEREEWIKAIQAVADSLKKQEEEMMDFRSGSPSDNSGAEEMEVSLSKPKHKVTMNEFEYLKLLGKGTFGKVILVKEKATGRYYAMKILKKEVIVAKDEVAHTLTENRVLQNSRHPFLTALKYSFQTHDRLCFVMEYANGGELFFHLSRERIFSEDRARFYGAEIVSALDYLHSEKNVVYRDLKLENLMLDKDGHIKITDFGLCKEGIKDGATMKTFCGTPEYLAPEVLEDNDYGRAVDWWGLGVVMYEMMCGRLPFYNQDHEKLFELILMEEIRFPRTLLPEAKSLLSGLLKKDPKQRLGGGPDDAKEIMQHKFFAGIVWQDVYEKKLVPPFKPQVTSETDTRYFDEEFTAQMITITPPDQDDNLEFVDNERRPHFPQFSYSASGNA; encoded by the exons gtgaGTACATAAAGACCTGGCGGCCCCGTTACTTTCTCCTCAAGACAGACGGTACTTTTATTGGTTACAAAGAACGTCCGCAAGATGTCGACCAGTTAGAAACCCCTTTGAACAATTTCTCCGTAGCCA AATGTCAGCTTATGAAGACAGAACGACCAAAACCAAACACATTTATCATCCGGTGTCTCCAGTGGACCACAGTTATAGAAAGAACATTTCATGTCGATTCTCCTGAGGAGAG AGAAGAATGGATAAAAGCCATCCAGGCAGTAGCCGACAGCCTTaagaaacaagaagaagaaaTGATGGATTTTAGGTCTGGCTCGCCGAGCGATAACTCTGGTGCAGAGGAAATGGAAGTTTCTCTTTCAAAACCAAAACACAAAGTA ACTATGAATGAATTTGAATATCTGAAGCTGTTGGGGAAAGGTACCTTTGGAAAAGTTATTTTAGTCAAAGAAAAAGCAACAGGAAGATATTACgctatgaaaattttaaaaaaagaagtaattgtTGCGAAG gatgaAGTAGCGCACACACTGACTGAAAACCGCGTCTTACAGAACTCTAGGCACCCTTTCTTAACG gcattaAAATATTCCTTTCAAACTCATGATCGCTTATGTTTTGTTATGGAATATGCAAATGGAGGAGAG ttatTCTTTCATCTATCAAGAGAACGTATATTTTCAGAGGATCGAGCCCGGTTTTATGGAGCAGAAATTGTCTCTGCGTTAGATTATCTTCACTCTGAGAAAAATGTAGTTTACAGAGATTTAAAG TTGGAAAATCTTATGCTGGACAAAGATGGACAcataaaaattacagattttggTCTCTGCAAAGAAGGCATAAAGGATGGGGCGACTATGAAGACGTTCTGCGGTACCCCAGAATACCTCGCCCCTGAA GTATTAGAAGATAATGACTATGGCCGGGCAGTGGACTGGTGGGGTTTAGGCGTAGTCATGTATGAAATGATGTGCGGTCGCCTCCCCTTTTATAACCAGGACCACGAGAAACTCTTTGAACTTATTCTTATGGAAGAAATTAGATTCCCTCGCACTTTATTACCTGAAGCAAAATCTTTGCTCTCTGGTTTGTTGAAGAAGGACCCAAAACAAAG GTTAGGTGGTGGCCCTGATGATGCAAAAGAAATCATGCAACACAAATTTTTTGCAGGAATCGTATGGCAGGACGTTTATGAGaaaaag cttgTACCACCTTTTAAACCACAAGTCACATCAGAGACAGATACAAGGTATTTTGATGAAGAATTTACGGCGCAGATGATTACCATCACACCGCCTGACCAAG ATGATAATCTGGAATTTGTTGACAATGAAAGACGGCCGCACTTTCCCCAGTTTTCCTATTCTGCAAGTGGAAATGCCTAG